The Pseudomonas eucalypticola genome has a window encoding:
- the efeO gene encoding iron uptake system protein EfeO, protein MKKSPLALLLSLGLLHAPVSAFAADNSALDLVQPISDYKIYVTEELDKLGSETQKFTDAIKKGDLETAKKLYAPTRVHYEAIEPIAELFSDLDASIDSRVDDHEKGVTAEDFTGFHRLEYSLYSEKTTKGLEALADKLNNDVKDLQTRVAGLTFPPEKVVGGAAALMEEVAATKVSGEEDRYSHTDLYDFQGNVDGAKKIFELFKPQVQKKDAAFVTKVEKNFGTVDKILAKYKTKDGGYETYDKVKDADRKALIGPVNTLAEDLSTLRGKLGLN, encoded by the coding sequence ATGAAGAAGTCGCCACTCGCTTTGCTGCTGTCCCTTGGTTTGCTGCACGCTCCGGTCTCGGCCTTCGCCGCCGACAACTCGGCCCTGGACCTGGTCCAGCCGATCTCCGACTACAAGATCTACGTGACCGAAGAGCTGGACAAGCTGGGCAGCGAAACCCAGAAGTTCACCGATGCCATCAAGAAGGGCGACCTGGAAACAGCCAAAAAGCTGTATGCCCCGACCCGCGTTCACTATGAAGCCATCGAGCCGATCGCCGAACTGTTCAGCGACCTGGACGCCTCGATCGACTCCCGCGTCGACGACCACGAGAAAGGCGTGACCGCCGAGGACTTCACCGGCTTCCACCGCCTGGAATACAGCCTGTACTCGGAAAAGACCACCAAAGGCCTGGAAGCCCTGGCTGACAAGCTGAACAACGACGTGAAGGACCTGCAGACCCGCGTGGCCGGCCTGACCTTCCCGCCGGAGAAAGTGGTAGGCGGCGCGGCCGCACTGATGGAAGAAGTGGCGGCCACCAAGGTCAGCGGTGAGGAAGACCGTTACAGCCACACCGACCTGTATGACTTCCAGGGCAACGTTGACGGCGCGAAGAAAATCTTCGAACTGTTCAAGCCGCAAGTGCAGAAGAAAGACGCGGCCTTCGTGACCAAGGTTGAAAAGAACTTCGGCACCGTGGACAAGATCCTGGCCAAGTACAAGACCAAGGACGGCGGCTACGAGACCTATGACAAGGTCAAGGACGCTGACCGCAAGGCCCTCATCGGCCCGGTCAACACCCTGGCTGAAGACCTGTCCACCCTGCGTGGCAAGCTGGGTCTGAACTAA
- a CDS encoding phosphotransferase family protein, producing the protein MALTDQSTAVRSGEELDAARIDPYLKAHIPGLTGTPSISQFPGGASNLTYLVTYPEQEFVLRRPPFGHKAKSAHDMGREYRILNQLNAGFPYCPKAYAHCTDESVIGAEFYVMERVKGIILRSDIPAELGLDPQKTRALCHNFIDKFADLHQVDYAACGLADLGKPEGYVARQISGWSDRYDKARTPDAPAWDSVKAWLADKQPADHPTPAIVHNDYRFDNVILDAQDPMQIIGVLDWELTTLGDPLMDLGNTLAYWIQADDPAPVQLMRRQPSNAPGMLTRREFVDYYAERAGIQVDNFDFYYTYGLFRLAGIVQQIYYRFFHGQTQDKRFAPFIHMNTLLEQMSLNVIKHSTL; encoded by the coding sequence ATGGCGCTTACCGACCAGTCCACCGCCGTGCGCAGCGGTGAAGAGCTCGATGCCGCGCGTATCGACCCGTACCTCAAGGCGCACATCCCCGGCCTCACCGGCACGCCAAGCATCAGCCAGTTCCCCGGCGGCGCTTCGAACCTGACCTACCTGGTCACCTACCCCGAACAGGAATTCGTCCTGCGCCGCCCGCCCTTCGGGCACAAGGCCAAGTCGGCCCATGACATGGGCCGCGAATACCGCATCCTCAACCAGCTCAACGCCGGGTTCCCCTACTGCCCCAAGGCCTACGCGCACTGCACCGACGAATCGGTGATCGGTGCCGAGTTCTACGTGATGGAGCGGGTCAAAGGCATCATCCTGCGCTCGGACATTCCCGCTGAATTGGGCCTCGACCCGCAGAAGACCCGCGCCCTGTGCCACAACTTCATCGACAAGTTCGCCGACCTGCACCAGGTGGATTACGCCGCCTGCGGCCTGGCCGACCTGGGTAAGCCCGAAGGCTACGTGGCGCGCCAGATCAGTGGCTGGAGCGACCGCTACGACAAGGCCCGCACCCCGGACGCGCCGGCCTGGGACAGTGTCAAGGCATGGCTGGCAGACAAGCAGCCAGCGGACCACCCCACGCCTGCCATCGTGCACAACGACTACCGCTTCGACAATGTCATCCTCGACGCCCAGGACCCGATGCAGATCATCGGCGTGCTGGACTGGGAGCTGACCACCCTGGGTGACCCGCTGATGGACCTGGGCAACACCCTGGCCTACTGGATACAGGCCGATGACCCGGCGCCGGTGCAACTGATGCGCCGCCAGCCCAGCAACGCACCCGGCATGCTGACGCGCCGCGAATTCGTCGACTATTACGCCGAACGGGCCGGCATCCAGGTGGACAACTTCGATTTCTATTACACCTATGGCCTGTTCCGCCTGGCCGGCATCGTGCAGCAGATCTACTACCGCTTCTTCCACGGCCAGACCCAGGACAAGCGCTTTGCCCCGTTCATTCACATGAACACACTGCTGGAACAGATGAGCCTGAACGTCATCAAGCACTCCACCCTGTAA
- a CDS encoding SDR family oxidoreductase, whose product MSKTQLFDLDGKIAFVSGASRGIGEAIAKLLAQQGAHVIVSSRKLDGCQQVADAIIAEGGKATAIACHIGEMEQIQQVFAAIREQFGRLDILVNNAATNPQFCNVLDTDLGAFQKTVDVNIRGYFFMSVEAGKLMREHGGGSIINVASINGISPGIFQGIYSVTKAAVINMTKVFAKECAQFGIRCNALLPGLTDTKFASALVKNDAILNTALAQIPLKRVAAPSEMAGTVLYLASDASSYTTGVALNVDGGFLS is encoded by the coding sequence ATGTCCAAGACGCAATTGTTCGACCTCGACGGCAAGATCGCCTTCGTTTCCGGCGCCAGCCGCGGCATCGGCGAAGCCATCGCCAAACTGCTGGCCCAGCAGGGCGCCCATGTGATCGTCTCCAGCCGCAAGCTGGACGGTTGCCAGCAAGTGGCCGATGCCATCATCGCCGAGGGTGGCAAGGCCACCGCCATCGCCTGCCATATTGGCGAGATGGAGCAGATCCAGCAGGTGTTCGCCGCCATCCGCGAGCAGTTCGGGCGCTTGGACATCCTGGTCAACAACGCTGCCACCAACCCGCAATTCTGCAACGTGCTGGACACCGACCTCGGCGCCTTCCAGAAGACCGTGGACGTGAACATCCGCGGCTACTTCTTCATGTCGGTGGAAGCGGGCAAGCTGATGCGCGAGCACGGCGGTGGCAGCATCATCAACGTCGCGTCCATCAACGGCATTTCGCCGGGGATCTTCCAGGGCATCTATTCGGTGACCAAGGCGGCGGTGATCAACATGACCAAGGTGTTCGCCAAGGAGTGCGCGCAGTTCGGCATCCGCTGCAACGCCCTGCTGCCGGGCCTGACCGACACCAAGTTCGCCTCGGCGCTGGTCAAGAACGACGCCATCCTCAACACCGCCCTGGCGCAGATCCCACTCAAACGCGTCGCCGCCCCTAGCGAAATGGCCGGTACCGTGCTGTACCTGGCCAGTGATGCGTCCAGCTACACCACGGGCGTGGCGTTGAACGTGGATGGTGGTTTCCTGTCCTGA
- a CDS encoding TSUP family transporter: MPFELSTDPTTLLILAIVAFVAGFIDAIAGGGGLLTTPALLTAGLPPHLVLGTNKLSSTFGSATASFTFIRRKLFHPREWWPALIFTLVGSLIGAVAAHYMPSEWLNKMLPVIVFACGIYLLFGGTPKGPVDSHAVIKQKRQIPQGLALGFYDGVAGPGTGAFWTVTSMLMYPIDLVRASGVARSMNFVSNAAALAVFIINGSVDWLIGLSMGTCLMVGAFFGARSAISGGAKFIRPVFITVVLGLTVRLAWQHWFA, from the coding sequence ATGCCCTTCGAACTCAGCACCGACCCCACTACCCTGCTCATTCTCGCCATTGTCGCCTTCGTCGCCGGTTTCATCGATGCCATCGCTGGCGGCGGTGGACTGCTGACCACCCCGGCGCTGTTGACCGCCGGCCTGCCACCGCATCTGGTGCTGGGCACCAACAAGCTCAGTTCCACCTTCGGCTCGGCAACCGCCAGCTTCACGTTCATTCGCCGCAAACTGTTCCACCCGCGCGAATGGTGGCCGGCACTGATCTTCACCTTGGTAGGGTCGCTGATCGGCGCCGTGGCCGCCCACTACATGCCCTCGGAATGGTTGAACAAGATGCTGCCGGTGATCGTCTTCGCCTGTGGCATCTACCTGCTGTTCGGCGGTACGCCCAAGGGGCCGGTGGACAGCCATGCGGTGATCAAGCAGAAACGGCAGATTCCCCAAGGCCTTGCACTGGGCTTTTATGACGGCGTGGCCGGGCCCGGCACCGGGGCGTTCTGGACCGTGACCTCGATGCTGATGTACCCCATCGACCTGGTACGGGCCAGCGGCGTGGCACGCAGCATGAACTTCGTCAGCAACGCGGCGGCGCTGGCGGTGTTCATCATCAACGGCAGCGTGGACTGGCTGATCGGCCTGAGCATGGGCACCTGCCTGATGGTAGGAGCCTTCTTCGGCGCCCGCAGTGCCATCAGCGGTGGGGCGAAGTTCATTCGCCCGGTGTTCATTACCGTGGTACTGGGGCTTACCGTGCGCCTGGCCTGGCAGCACTGGTTCGCCTGA
- the nudC gene encoding NAD(+) diphosphatase: MSQRWTTAVLDTSQPGGWAVARCAQGFAFDANGVLFPREWLKKQNLDVLAEHGIGHFDGEPVYLLELHGAADWEGVQWQGLRQFMMQGDFDTYKMLAYAAQIGTWAREHRFCGSCGQAMTQIHWERAMYCQACDLRSYPRISPSMIVLITRGDEILLARSPRFVTGVYSTLAGFAEPGESAEDCVRREVMEEVQVTVRNIRYMGSQCWPFPHSMMLGFHAEYDSGDIVPQADEIEDAQWFNVHDLPPLPASRSIARYLIDHYVAERLGLPAPVLPG; the protein is encoded by the coding sequence ATGTCTCAACGCTGGACCACCGCAGTACTGGATACCAGCCAGCCCGGGGGCTGGGCCGTGGCCCGCTGCGCCCAGGGCTTCGCGTTCGACGCCAATGGCGTGCTGTTTCCCCGTGAATGGCTGAAAAAGCAGAACCTGGACGTACTGGCCGAGCACGGCATCGGCCATTTCGACGGCGAGCCGGTGTACTTGCTGGAACTGCATGGCGCCGCCGATTGGGAAGGGGTGCAGTGGCAAGGCCTGCGCCAGTTCATGATGCAGGGCGATTTCGACACCTACAAGATGCTCGCCTACGCCGCCCAGATTGGCACCTGGGCTCGCGAGCACCGGTTCTGCGGCAGCTGCGGCCAGGCCATGACGCAAATCCATTGGGAGCGGGCCATGTACTGCCAGGCCTGCGACCTGCGCAGCTACCCGCGTATCTCGCCGAGCATGATCGTGCTGATCACCCGCGGCGATGAGATTCTGCTGGCCCGTTCACCGCGCTTCGTCACCGGTGTCTACAGCACCCTGGCAGGCTTCGCCGAACCGGGCGAGTCGGCGGAAGACTGCGTGCGCCGCGAAGTGATGGAGGAGGTGCAGGTCACGGTCCGCAACATCCGCTACATGGGCAGCCAGTGCTGGCCGTTCCCACACTCGATGATGCTGGGCTTCCATGCCGAGTATGACAGCGGCGACATCGTGCCCCAGGCGGACGAAATCGAGGATGCGCAGTGGTTCAATGTGCACGACCTGCCGCCGTTGCCGGCGTCGCGGTCGATCGCCCGCTACCTCATCGACCACTACGTGGCCGAGCGCCTGGGCTTGCCTGCGCCGGTTCTCCCGGGCTGA
- a CDS encoding crotonase/enoyl-CoA hydratase family protein has translation MTDYQAFHVELNDHIAHVQINRPDKVNAMNAAFWREIVEIFQWVDDTEAVRVVVLSGAGKHFSAGIDLGLLASVASELGKDTGRNARALRRKILDMQASFNAVDHCRKPVLAAVQGYCIGGAIDLIAACDMRYAAADAHFSIKEVDMGMAADVGTLQRLPRIIGDGILRELAYTGRKVDAEEARSIGLVNRVYPDAASLLEGVFSIAREIAAKSPIAVSGTKTMIGYMRDHSIADGLEYIATWNAAMLQSTDLRVAMAASMSKQTPQFDD, from the coding sequence ATGACCGACTACCAGGCCTTCCACGTCGAACTCAACGATCACATCGCCCACGTGCAGATCAACCGACCCGACAAGGTCAATGCCATGAACGCGGCGTTCTGGCGCGAGATCGTGGAAATCTTCCAGTGGGTGGATGATACCGAAGCGGTGCGCGTGGTGGTGCTCAGCGGCGCCGGCAAGCATTTTTCGGCGGGCATCGACCTGGGCCTGCTCGCCTCGGTCGCCAGCGAACTGGGCAAGGACACCGGCCGCAACGCCCGCGCCCTGCGGCGCAAGATCCTCGACATGCAGGCCTCGTTCAACGCCGTCGACCACTGCCGCAAGCCTGTACTGGCCGCGGTGCAGGGCTATTGCATTGGTGGTGCCATCGACCTGATCGCCGCCTGCGACATGCGCTATGCCGCCGCCGATGCGCATTTTTCCATCAAGGAGGTGGACATGGGCATGGCCGCCGACGTCGGTACACTGCAACGTTTGCCACGTATCATCGGCGATGGCATCCTGAGGGAACTGGCCTACACCGGGCGCAAGGTCGACGCCGAGGAAGCGCGCAGCATTGGCCTGGTCAACCGCGTTTACCCTGACGCCGCCAGCCTGCTGGAAGGCGTGTTCAGCATCGCCCGGGAGATCGCCGCCAAGTCACCGATCGCGGTGAGCGGCACCAAGACCATGATCGGCTACATGCGCGACCACAGCATCGCCGACGGCCTGGAATACATCGCCACCTGGAACGCGGCGATGCTGCAAAGCACCGACTTGCGCGTGGCCATGGCCGCGAGCATGAGCAAACAGACACCGCAGTTCGACGACTGA
- a CDS encoding glycoside hydrolase family 15 protein yields MAALIEDYALLGNCRTAALVDKQGSLDWLCFPRFDAPACFAALLGDEHNGRWRLQPVAPAETSRCYRDGTLILETTFTTATGEALLIDFMPPGEHSSVVRIVEGVSGSVEFDMELVIRFDYGSSVPWVEQAHSQVLTAVAGPEMLVLHSAAPLEAVDHATGSRFTVAPGERRVFVLTYQDSNLAVREAFDGEEALAETETFWRAFSDRCPDVGPYTAQVKRSLIVLKALTYEPTGGIVAAVTTSLPEFLGGERNWDYRYCWLRDATMTLLAFMNLGYFEEASAWREWLMRSVAGNPEQMQIMYGLGGERRLPEQTLPWLSGYEHSQPVRIGNAAATQLQLDVYGEVADAMTQAIRGGLPRHPRSRAIFRVIMPYLESIWQRPDEGLWEIRGEPRHFVHSKVMAWVAFDRSAKLLASDGGDPERAEHARAVADQIHADVCARGVDPQHGCFVQSYGSSQTDASLLQIALTGFLPADDPRFLATLANIEHRLMRDGLLLRYDTETGCDGLDPGEGTFLVCSFWLADVYAMLGRMDDAQALFGRLSALCNDVGLLAEQYDPRGGRMLGNFPQAFSHIGIINTALNLHRAQCPAQDRAKSG; encoded by the coding sequence ATGGCCGCATTGATTGAAGACTATGCCTTGCTCGGCAATTGCAGAACTGCCGCGCTGGTCGACAAACAGGGCTCGCTGGACTGGTTGTGTTTTCCCCGTTTCGACGCCCCGGCGTGTTTCGCCGCGTTGCTGGGCGATGAACACAACGGCCGCTGGCGACTGCAACCGGTGGCGCCGGCTGAAACCAGCCGGTGTTACCGTGACGGTACGCTGATTCTCGAAACCACCTTCACCACGGCCACGGGCGAGGCCTTGCTGATCGATTTCATGCCACCGGGCGAGCACAGCAGCGTGGTGCGTATCGTCGAGGGGGTGAGCGGCAGCGTCGAATTCGACATGGAGCTGGTCATCCGCTTCGATTACGGCAGCAGTGTGCCGTGGGTGGAGCAGGCTCATTCCCAAGTGCTCACAGCCGTGGCCGGCCCGGAAATGCTGGTGCTGCATAGCGCCGCGCCGCTGGAGGCGGTGGACCATGCCACGGGCAGCCGTTTCACCGTGGCCCCGGGCGAGCGCCGGGTGTTCGTGCTGACCTATCAAGACTCCAACCTCGCGGTGCGCGAGGCCTTCGATGGCGAGGAGGCCTTGGCGGAGACCGAAACGTTCTGGCGGGCCTTTTCCGATCGGTGCCCCGATGTAGGCCCCTACACCGCGCAGGTCAAACGTTCGCTGATCGTGCTCAAGGCGCTGACGTATGAGCCCACTGGCGGCATCGTTGCTGCCGTCACCACTTCATTGCCGGAGTTTCTGGGTGGCGAACGTAACTGGGATTACCGCTATTGCTGGCTGCGCGACGCCACCATGACGTTGCTGGCGTTCATGAACCTGGGCTACTTCGAAGAGGCCAGCGCTTGGCGCGAATGGCTGATGCGTTCGGTGGCCGGCAACCCGGAGCAGATGCAGATCATGTACGGCCTGGGTGGCGAGCGGCGCCTGCCCGAACAGACCTTGCCGTGGCTCAGTGGCTACGAACACTCCCAGCCCGTGCGCATCGGCAATGCCGCCGCGACTCAATTGCAGCTCGATGTCTACGGTGAAGTGGCCGATGCCATGACCCAGGCCATTCGCGGCGGCCTGCCGCGCCACCCGCGCAGCCGGGCGATCTTCCGGGTGATCATGCCGTACCTGGAAAGCATCTGGCAGCGGCCCGACGAAGGCCTGTGGGAGATCCGCGGCGAGCCGCGGCACTTCGTGCACTCCAAGGTAATGGCCTGGGTGGCGTTCGACCGCTCGGCGAAACTGCTGGCCAGTGACGGGGGGGATCCTGAGCGGGCCGAGCACGCTCGGGCGGTGGCCGACCAGATCCACGCTGACGTGTGTGCCCGCGGCGTTGATCCCCAGCATGGGTGTTTCGTGCAGTCCTATGGTTCGTCGCAGACCGATGCCAGCCTCTTGCAGATCGCACTCACCGGTTTCCTGCCTGCCGACGACCCGCGCTTTCTCGCCACCCTGGCCAACATCGAGCATCGCCTGATGCGTGACGGCCTGTTGCTGCGTTATGACACCGAGACCGGCTGCGACGGTCTGGACCCCGGGGAGGGTACCTTCCTGGTGTGCTCGTTCTGGCTGGCTGACGTCTACGCCATGCTAGGGCGCATGGACGACGCGCAGGCGCTGTTCGGCCGGTTGAGCGCGCTGTGCAACGATGTCGGCCTGCTGGCCGAGCAATACGACCCGCGCGGCGGCCGCATGCTGGGCAACTTCCCCCAGGCGTTCAGCCACATCGGCATCATCAACACCGCCCTCAACCTGCACCGCGCCCAGTGCCCGGCCCAGGATCGCGCCAAAAGCGGTTGA
- a CDS encoding Cof-type HAD-IIB family hydrolase yields the protein MSERPDDFIRLVLSDMDGTLLLPDHSIGPRVLDAVGQLREAGVAFSLASARPPRAMLDIVRTLGIDVPFAAFNGGTLARPDGSVLERHSVDRRAVDTSLALFARHPVAIWLFADDQWLLTSPDAQFLQKEIDALGYSYVQVEDFTPYLDRVDKIVATCGDFELLARLEHELGGLIEGQALAARSQSYYLDVTALLANKGDALASLAGHLDIPLDQTAVLGDGGNDVAMFKRAGLSVAMGQADDAVKAHADHVTASNREQGVADAIRDLILPRAPHTP from the coding sequence ATGAGTGAGCGTCCGGACGACTTCATCCGCCTGGTGCTCAGCGACATGGACGGCACGCTGTTGCTGCCCGACCACAGCATCGGCCCACGCGTGCTCGACGCCGTAGGGCAATTGCGCGAGGCCGGGGTGGCGTTTAGCCTGGCCAGTGCTCGACCGCCCCGGGCAATGCTGGATATCGTCCGCACGTTGGGTATCGATGTGCCATTTGCCGCTTTCAATGGCGGTACCCTGGCCCGGCCCGATGGTAGTGTGCTGGAGCGCCACAGTGTCGACCGGCGTGCCGTAGACACCAGCCTGGCGCTGTTCGCTCGCCATCCGGTGGCCATCTGGCTGTTCGCCGATGACCAATGGCTGCTGACCAGTCCCGATGCGCAATTCCTTCAAAAGGAGATCGACGCGCTGGGCTACAGCTATGTGCAGGTGGAAGACTTCACGCCCTACCTGGACCGTGTCGACAAGATTGTCGCGACCTGCGGCGACTTCGAGTTGCTGGCAAGGCTGGAACATGAACTGGGCGGCCTGATCGAAGGCCAGGCCCTGGCGGCCCGTTCTCAATCCTATTACCTCGACGTCACCGCGCTGCTGGCCAACAAAGGCGACGCCCTGGCTTCACTGGCCGGGCACCTGGACATTCCCCTGGATCAGACCGCCGTGCTGGGTGACGGCGGCAACGACGTGGCGATGTTCAAACGCGCCGGGCTTTCGGTGGCCATGGGCCAGGCGGACGACGCGGTCAAGGCTCATGCCGACCACGTCACCGCCAGCAACCGCGAACAGGGCGTGGCGGACGCTATCCGCGACCTGATTTTGCCGAGGGCACCGCACACCCCCTGA
- the zwf gene encoding glucose-6-phosphate dehydrogenase: protein MTRAKSKVDAAPPTTLFLFGAHGDLVKRLLMPALYNLSRDGLLDNGLHIVGVDHNEVSDADFAAKLHDFIIEQARSKHPEGADQALDPALWAKLAKRISYISGDFLDDGTYQAIGERIAANRTGNAVFYLATSPRFFSEVAQRLGQAGLLQEQPDAFRRVVIEKPFGSDLPTAEALNACLLSVMNEKQIYRIDHYLGKETVQNILISRFSNGIFEAFWNNHYIDHVQITAAETVGVETRGNFYDSTGALRDMVPNHLFQLLAMVAMEPPAAFGADAVRGEKAKVVGAIRPWSKADALKNSVRGQYTAGEGDKPGYRQEPKVDPDSRTETFVALKVMIDNWRWVGVPFYLRTGKRMSVRDTEIAICFKQAPYAQFRDTEVERLQPNYLRIQIQPNEGMWFDLMAKRPGPALVMENVELGFAYKDFFQMQPSTGYETLIYDCLTGDQTLFQRADNIENGWRAVQPFLDAWRDGGKIDHYAAGEDGPESADELLARDGRAWHSLG, encoded by the coding sequence ATGACACGGGCAAAGTCCAAGGTAGACGCAGCACCCCCCACCACGCTGTTTCTCTTTGGCGCCCATGGCGACCTGGTCAAGCGCCTGCTCATGCCGGCGCTGTACAACCTGAGTCGCGACGGTCTGCTGGACAATGGCCTGCACATCGTCGGTGTCGACCACAACGAGGTCAGCGATGCTGACTTCGCTGCCAAGCTGCACGATTTCATCATCGAGCAGGCGCGCAGCAAGCACCCGGAGGGGGCCGACCAGGCCCTCGACCCGGCCTTGTGGGCTAAATTGGCCAAGCGCATCAGCTACATCAGTGGCGATTTCCTCGACGATGGCACCTACCAGGCGATTGGCGAGCGCATCGCCGCCAACCGCACCGGCAATGCCGTGTTCTACCTGGCCACCTCGCCGCGCTTCTTCAGTGAAGTGGCGCAGCGCCTGGGCCAGGCCGGGTTGCTCCAGGAGCAGCCCGATGCCTTCCGCCGCGTGGTGATCGAAAAACCCTTCGGCTCCGACCTGCCCACCGCCGAGGCACTCAACGCCTGCCTGTTGAGTGTCATGAATGAAAAGCAGATCTACCGAATCGATCACTACCTGGGCAAGGAAACCGTCCAGAACATCCTCATCAGCCGCTTTTCCAACGGCATTTTCGAGGCGTTCTGGAACAATCACTACATTGACCACGTGCAGATCACCGCGGCGGAAACCGTGGGTGTGGAAACACGGGGCAATTTCTATGACAGCACCGGCGCCCTGCGCGACATGGTGCCCAACCACCTGTTCCAGTTGCTGGCCATGGTTGCCATGGAGCCGCCGGCTGCCTTTGGTGCCGACGCCGTGCGCGGCGAGAAGGCCAAGGTGGTGGGGGCCATCCGCCCCTGGTCCAAGGCCGATGCCCTGAAGAATTCGGTGCGTGGCCAGTATACGGCCGGCGAGGGCGACAAGCCCGGCTACCGCCAGGAGCCCAAGGTCGACCCTGACAGCCGTACCGAAACCTTCGTGGCGCTCAAGGTGATGATCGACAACTGGCGGTGGGTGGGCGTGCCGTTCTACCTGCGCACCGGCAAGCGCATGAGTGTACGCGACACCGAGATCGCCATCTGCTTCAAGCAGGCGCCCTACGCGCAGTTTCGCGACACCGAAGTCGAGCGGCTGCAGCCCAACTACCTGCGTATCCAGATCCAGCCCAACGAGGGCATGTGGTTCGACCTGATGGCCAAGCGTCCGGGCCCGGCCCTGGTGATGGAGAACGTCGAGCTGGGCTTTGCCTACAAGGACTTCTTCCAGATGCAGCCGTCGACCGGCTATGAAACGCTGATCTATGACTGCCTGACGGGCGATCAGACGCTGTTCCAGCGCGCCGACAACATCGAGAACGGCTGGCGTGCGGTACAGCCTTTCCTGGATGCCTGGCGCGACGGTGGCAAGATCGACCACTACGCCGCGGGCGAAGACGGTCCCGAGTCGGCGGACGAATTGCTCGCCCGCGACGGTCGCGCGTGGCACAGCCTGGGATGA
- the gnd gene encoding phosphogluconate dehydrogenase (NAD(+)-dependent, decarboxylating), producing MQLGIVGLGRMGGNISRRLMRGGHQTVVWDRDQSSVAKLGEEGAVKAADLADLVRQMDAPRAVWVMLPAGAPTEDTIQQLADLLEPDDVIIDGGNTFYKDDIRRAKALAERQIHYVDVGTSGGVWGLDRGFCMMIGGEAKIFERLDPLFACLAPGVGDIPRTKGREGEHNNAENGYIHAGPAGSGHFVKMIHNGIEYGMMQAFAEGFDILKTKNSTALPEDQRFDLNLAEIAEVWRRGSVVSSWLLDLTADALVGDPALDGYSGSVSDSGEGRWTIDAAVEQAVPVPVLAGSLFARFRSRQESTYGDKLLSAMRFGFGGHIEVPK from the coding sequence ATGCAATTGGGAATCGTGGGACTGGGCCGCATGGGCGGCAATATTTCGAGAAGACTGATGCGCGGAGGCCACCAGACCGTGGTCTGGGATCGCGATCAGTCTTCCGTGGCAAAACTGGGTGAAGAAGGGGCCGTGAAGGCTGCCGACCTCGCTGACCTGGTGCGTCAGATGGACGCACCTCGCGCGGTATGGGTCATGCTGCCCGCCGGCGCGCCAACCGAGGACACCATCCAGCAACTGGCCGACCTGCTGGAGCCGGACGATGTGATCATCGACGGCGGCAACACCTTCTACAAGGATGACATCCGTCGCGCCAAGGCGCTCGCTGAGCGCCAGATCCACTACGTCGACGTCGGTACGTCCGGTGGCGTGTGGGGCCTGGACCGCGGCTTCTGCATGATGATTGGTGGCGAAGCCAAGATCTTCGAGCGCCTGGACCCGCTGTTTGCCTGCCTGGCTCCTGGCGTGGGTGACATTCCGCGCACCAAGGGTCGCGAAGGCGAGCACAACAATGCCGAAAACGGCTACATCCACGCAGGCCCGGCCGGTTCCGGCCACTTCGTGAAGATGATCCACAACGGTATCGAATACGGCATGATGCAGGCCTTCGCCGAAGGCTTCGACATTCTGAAGACCAAGAACAGCACCGCGCTGCCGGAAGACCAGCGCTTTGACCTGAACCTGGCCGAGATCGCCGAAGTATGGCGCCGCGGCAGCGTGGTCTCCTCCTGGCTGCTGGACCTGACCGCCGACGCGCTGGTCGGTGACCCGGCGCTGGATGGTTACTCGGGTTCGGTGTCCGACAGCGGTGAAGGTCGCTGGACCATTGACGCTGCAGTGGAGCAGGCCGTACCGGTACCGGTGCTGGCAGGTTCGCTGTTCGCACGTTTCCGTTCCCGCCAGGAAAGCACCTACGGCGACAAGTTGCTGTCGGCGATGCGCTTTGGTTTCGGCGGCCATATCGAGGTTCCTAAATGA
- a CDS encoding DUF6026 family protein: MGTLLPATRPQTLYVTVRRDELRELKEERDQLQKKVAHLTLMLLQSQQDTGIAGGAQAQIA; this comes from the coding sequence ATGGGAACTTTACTGCCAGCAACACGCCCCCAAACCCTCTATGTCACGGTACGCCGCGACGAACTGCGCGAATTGAAAGAAGAACGCGACCAGTTGCAGAAGAAGGTCGCCCATTTGACCCTGATGCTCTTGCAGTCCCAGCAGGACACCGGTATCGCCGGTGGCGCCCAGGCGCAGATCGCCTGA